CTGTATTTAATTTAGTATGTACATTAAAGTTAATTTGTTCTTGgctaatcataaaaaaacatttttacattattaactGCCATACAAAGTTTGAAAATATACCTGaccactgtaaaacaaaaactaaagtaaaaCGACTCACCCTTTCAGGACAACTGACACACGTCGAtactaaacaaaaaaacctggTCACTCATGATAtgatcaatattttaaaatttgtaactGTGAAAAAGTGTTATAAATACCTGACAATGGCATaataaaactaacaaaaactACCTGACAcacaccatcataaaacctggtgagaacaaaaaaaaaaacctgatcaccataaaaccaaaataaaataaatgcaaagtgGGACACGCGACACTAATGCTTTTAGTTACATGCTATTTATGTCAGCATTGTCTtggtaaaatatcaaaacatacgattgtacatatatatatttatctgtAAAATGATGTTACGTTAAACACAGTCAGACCCTTTCTTACACCACATTAAATTCCATTTGGATATTggtcatcatcataataaaagCCAgagcaaaaaagcaaaacacacttttagGCTGTAATTTTTTCGATGCTCACGGAGTTGAAATTTTCCGACGTCATACATTATGATGAAAGTCACGTTTTGTTTGACGTTCGAGGGAGGAAACTTCGGTTGAAGTCCACATTGCAGCACTTTGGGACGTTCCACTGTGGTTTGTTGTCATTACACAATAGATGAGACTGTACATTTTCCCAAAGCAAAGAACATGAGGATAAACCACCCAGGGAAACAAACACGTTTTGctgaacatttatttacaccactttaaaatgtacatctacgtagaaatatacagtacaaatataAAGTTGTCGCATGTACAGGACCAAAACACATCTCGACCAACAGCACAAGCAGAAAACATGGCCGTCCATGGGGGCGAAAGTACAGAATTAGTGTTCCCACACAAGTAGCATGGAGGTAGATTTTcccttatttttcatgttcaaaggcagaagggaaaacaaaaacaaacaatatctGGTCACTTTATCATCTGCATAAAGGGCATCAGGGTAACACAATGGCACAGAATAGTAAgaaattgctaaaaaaacacaatactgTTTGAGTGTGTTAAGCTTTAACGGCATCTTTGTGTACATTCCCAAGTACTGCACAACCACAACCACACGATTGAATTCTGCATCGGCAAGGATTTATGTTAACTTAGCTCACGAAAGCAGGATACACACACGATTTTTAAAACGCGAGCACCTACGCGACAATGTCTGTCGTAGTaacaagactgacctgtgagaggcagcatggtgccacagtgtattatacaaagaagaagacaaactCTGGGGGCGCGGGGGTGGTTTAAAGTTTATGATTgtcgaaaaggaaaaaaacgaaaaaaacacACCCCACAGCACAATCGAATCGCTTGAGCGTTCCGACAATCTGGCCTCTGCCGACTTTGATGGCAAGAGAGGCAAAATGCTTAAACTTGGCCCGATTGTCGGTATGTACTGCACGTACCACGCGTTACTGATCCTTTTGACAATTCAACCTTGAATAAAGATACACACGGTGATTCAATGCGGTAATTAGGACCCATTTCGATTTAATCCTACCGACTTGCCTCACTGCATAAATTCCCATATTTTTCCAGCAAAAAAATGCCATTTCCCTCCCGATTCCGTCTCTGACAATCGAGCAACGGGAACATTAAAATGCGCATTCAGCTAAAAGGAAAAATAGACCGTGATGGATTCGTGGCTAACAAACGAGGGCCGACTTTGGCATTGTGTGTGAGATCTGCTACCTCTGGATGCAACGACACAGTTGAGCCAGCGACATGCAGTGCAAATGCCGATTGCCGCCATGGCGATCAATAGTTTTCAAGGGTAAAAGGGGCGCGTCACGCTTAGTTTACATACATTCAACGCATTGCATTTTCCTTTTGTGTGATCcgtggtatatatatatatatatatatatatatatatatatatatatatatatatataatgtttgcACAAAATACTAAGTTGTGGGCGCCAAATACTCAATTGTGGGCAAAATATACTTTGCGGCCACTAAATAGGTATAACGGGCGCACAAAATACTTCATTCCCATGAACAACTTTGACGTCTGGGTAAGCAAATGGAGCACACCTTCGCTAGAAACTGTAATGTGCGTCCTTAAGGCAAGTGTGCTTTCTTATTGTGTTCTCgtcaatgtcatgttttttggcAGTTATTTAATTTCTGGGGCTCCGTATGAATAAGAATGCTTTAAGACAACAGTAAAACAGGCAACTCCTCCTGTGAAACACCGGCTTCTAGCATCGACTAATTTAGAACAGAGCATAGCTACctatatttgcagtttttactaTAGACAACAGTTCTGGTTTTATAGCGGGCCACCCAGAAAATCAAAGTTATGTTTCGAGAAAAAACTCGTAGTGTTGCTAGAGTTAAAAAGGGAAGCAAATTCTGATTTCTATGACCATATTCTTGTCATATTATTGTAAATGCAATTGTCATGTCTGATGATGGAATTGTTCTAGTCTTTTGTCAATAGACGACCGTAGGAAAAAGAAATCTTTCTTCGCATATGACGCGTGCTGGACTATTTCTTGCTATGTTACTAATGCTACACAATTGAATCCAATAGGAGGTAGCGTTCTATCTCGAAGATGGCCTGTTCATCattattgaaaatatatatatatatatatatatatatatatataaaaaaaaaaaaaagctatatgTTGATTTCCATTCCAGATCTCACCTGTGGTCATGAATTCGGAACAGTGAGTGAAAGAAGAAAATcctggattcaaaccaccgACACAAGTCCCCTCGGTCGTGCTTTGCTGTCTCACTATTGCCTCTCAAGGGGAAAAAGGCATCGCTATTAGACAGGAGAGGCCAGGGCTGTCTTATTTGGACAAGTTTGTTCCTTTTAAATGAAGTCTGATAATTGTCTTCAGCTGGAAAAACGATTAGGGATCAAGTAACGGGAGAGGTCCAACCGCAGATGGGGTGGATGAGGAAAGTGTTTTCCTGGGAAAAGATTATGAGGGTCAGCGCAAGGGAAAGTGGATTTTTGAGGGGCATGAGTTCATATGGAAACATACAAATGTGACAAGAGCCTTTTTCCATGTGTGCTTGGTCAAGGCACGAAGCGGGAGGGGCTACTAGCGGAGCCGGATCAGTCAGGGTCCTAGTTATGGAGTTATGGCATGTGTCCTTCAATAATCCTGTCCTGACTTGTGTGGAGTTGAGGTACCCGGCACAGAGACCTCGACAGGAACTCCACTTTGCGGGCTTTGCAGATGCAAATATTTGTGTTCCTTGATAAGTAAGTCCTGGAGTCTTTTATTACGAGCGCTCCTCTCCTAGACTGCGTCGTCCACACAGATACCACGGGGATCCTCGCGGACTCAAGTTCCGCTCTCCCGTTGCATAAAAgagccccccccgcccccacccccaacacATTGCTGCGGTGTCACAGGACGAGGGAGTGACGCCGTCCGCTGACGTGGGTGCGCCGCTCGTATCGGGTTGCCGTCTTCAGGCCCCGCTCCTGCCCTCTCGGAGAGTCACCTGTCCCGGGAAGTGAGGAATGCCACAACTGACGTGCACCGGTGACGCCAGCAGTGACTCCGGCGGTGCTTCTGCATAGCGAGGGAGGACTGCCAGTGTGTGTAAATATGCACTAGTCTCCTTGGAGGTTGTTTTGACACCGGACACCTGCCGTCCGATGATAAAAGGTCCAACTGTCTGTTGCCGTAttacagcggctccaactaccggagacaaattccttgtgtgttttgtggacatacttggcaaataaagatgattctgattctgaagatcATGTGAGATGCGGTGGATCCCTCCTCACTCCAAAATGGTCCAGACTAAACAGATCCTGagtgtctgtctatctgtcatCCTCTGTGTTGGGAGAAAAGAGGGAATACCACACATGCAGGGGGCGGAGTGCCGGCTTCTTCAGTCAACTCCCCAACATCTGCTTTTTAAGTTCCGACAACACTTGCCCCCCCTCCTCGCATACGCTTCACAGCGGGCATTGCTCCGAGGAGAACGAGCCGCCctctttctttttcctcctcttcttcttgtggACGGTCCAGCAGGCGGTGGCCATCAGAAGGAGTAGCAGCCCTGTGACCAGGAGCACCACAGACACCACCTTGGTCTGGGGCAGATCGTTGTAGGTGTAGGTGACCCCCGTCCCCGCCACGCCGATTACCAACGAGATGATTCCGAAGGGGAAGATGCAGCGGTACCAAGACTTCTCCATGCCCCCGGTGGCCTGGGACAAACGGTCCAAGGAGGAGAGCACCTCCGGGACTTTGGCGCCACCGGCTTCCAAGGACTGTCCCTCTTGCGGTTGGCACGCAAGGGGCACCGTGGTGCAGCCCATCTTTACTGCAGGGGCATGTGAATCTTTGCTTCAAACCCCTCTGTAGAGTCCACCAGATAGAGGAAAGTCAAAGAGAGCTATGTGGTCTCCGCAGACCGGAACAGGAGAAGCTTTCTGACGAAGTTGGTCCTAAAACAACACTCACGTTGCCCTCCTCCCTTTGTGACTGCCTCTCCGCACAGCGGCCGCTGTGAACCTGATGCAGCACATTGTGCACTGGGACGGAGCACAGTGGCGAGGCACATATAAAGCAGCGTGGGGACTAGGAG
This Phycodurus eques isolate BA_2022a chromosome 16, UOR_Pequ_1.1, whole genome shotgun sequence DNA region includes the following protein-coding sequences:
- the LOC133414828 gene encoding transmembrane protein 100 codes for the protein MGCTTVPLACQPQEGQSLEAGGAKVPEVLSSLDRLSQATGGMEKSWYRCIFPFGIISLVIGVAGTGVTYTYNDLPQTKVVSVVLLVTGLLLLLMATACWTVHKKKRRKKKEGGSFSSEQCPL